In the genome of Oncorhynchus mykiss isolate Arlee chromosome 18, USDA_OmykA_1.1, whole genome shotgun sequence, one region contains:
- the LOC110496718 gene encoding uncharacterized protein LOC110496718 — protein sequence MRLRGCPSHNKFARLLSANIEMRIASSLGSLFKENGGQFQTGSSTCMLQKRLASHVLPCVKKRWRTPTESGMEDGYILLQGSNPLDIWSSCLMAIYLAVLLPLWQCECLTGFAMLRCRDNR from the exons ATGCGGTTGAGAGGTTGCCCAAGCCACAATAAGTTTGCAAG ACTGCTCTCAGCCAACATTGAAATGCGTATCGCAAGCAGTCTAGGATCGCTATTCAAG GAAAATGGAGGGCAGTTCCAAACAGGCTCTAGCACTTG CATGCTCCAGAAGAGGCTTGCTTCCCACGTTCTGCCCTGTGTGAAGAAGAGATGGCGAACTCCT ACAGAAAGTGGGATGGAAGATGGATACATTCTGTTGCAAGGCTCCAACCCCCTTGATATTTG GTCCAGCTGCCTGATGGCAATCTACTTGGCGGTCTTGCTGCCGTTGTGGCAATGCGAATGTTTGACTGG GTTTGCAATGTTGAGGTGCCGAGACAACAGATGA
- the LOC110496717 gene encoding uncharacterized protein C6orf47 translates to MTAVVGRVWGWVRPAISYRPWGSKAGPDKTMRDKPVAEEQQTRGSWGFLGGLTTWVWGAGEKRQTSEQTTLIEEYWEASEEKIQSREVEELGAGKQEAEGKAEHGDSRWWNKVLPPSHLFWPRRAEPGGLSQRKCVGAGWDSDKDGEYSDYGTPPPSPTPSSSLAFRFFALAWNGVIVPEHYEICFNLLRHLFDLLVVGFLWIVSPPTKLVLEVLGVQGGLKLWLHGMAMFSVSTVGMAGLLWLVQEYLLQFALLYGIVQALVISVSIQQSVILGEGDEEYEKEVEDVEVRDDEEVTEMYLTTKER, encoded by the coding sequence ATGACAGCTGTAGTAGGAAGAGTTTGGGGGTGGGTGCGTCCCGCTATCTCCTACCGGCCCTGGGGTAGCAAAGCAGGACCTGACAAAACCATGAGGGACAAGCCAGTGGCTGAAGAGCAGCAGACGAGAGGCAGCTGGGGCTTCTTGGGGGGGTTAACAACTTGGGTTTGGGGAGCCGGAGAGAAAAGACAAACAAGTGAACAAACAACATTGATCGAAGAGTACTGGGAAGCAAGTGAGGAGAAAATCCAGTCCAGGGAAGTTGAAGAGCTGGGTGCGGGAAAGCAGGAGGCTGAGGGGAAAGCAGAACATGGTGACTCCAGATGGTGGAATAAGGTTCTGCCACCCTCGCACTTATTCTGGCCGAGAAGAGCTGAACCTGGTGGGCTAAGTCAGAGGAAATGTGTCGGTGCAGGATGGGACTCTGACAAAGATGGGGAGTATTCTGACTACGGAACCCCTCCACCGTCTCCCACACCTAGCTCCTCATTAGCCTTCCGGTTCTTTGCACTCGCCTGGAATGGGGTGATAGTTCCGGAACACTATGAGATCTGCTTCAACCTCCTTCGCCACCTGTTTGACCTGCTCGTGGTGGGCTTCCTGTGGATTGTGTCCCCCCCTACCAAGTTGGTCCTGGAGGTTCTAGGGGTCCAAGGAGGACTGAAGTTGTGGCTCCATGGAATGGCCATGTTTTCTGTCTCCACTGTTGGAATGGCGGGACTGCTTTGGTTGGTCCAAGAGTATCTTCTACAGTTTGCTCTGTTGTATGGCATCGTGCAAGCACTGGTCATCTCTGTCAGCATCCAGCAGAGTGTGATCctaggagagggggatgaggagtaTGAAAAGGAGGTGGAGGACGTGGAAGTGAGAGACGATGAGGAAGTTACAGAGATGTACTTGACTACAAAGGAAAGATGA